The Myxococcales bacterium DNA window CGAGCGCGAGATTGCCGCCGAGCCAGACTTCGACATGGGTCGCTCCGTCCAGCGCCGACAGGCGGAAGCGAGTTCGGAGCCACTGTCCCAAGAGCGGCGGGCCGAGATCGCGCTGGACCGAATAGGCGATGCCGCCGTCGGCGAGCGGCGTCGTCACGCGCAGATCCATCGCGCCCGTCACGACGCGGAGCTCCACGGTGGAGACCTCGAAGGCCGTTGCCGGCGGTGGCGTGACAGCGAGCGTCAGCGCCTGCAGGAGCCCCGTTCCCACGTTCTCGATTCGCAACTGCATGCTGCAATCGATGCTCTTGGCAGCGCCGAGAAAGTCTTTCGACAAGAAGGCCACGGGGTTCGAGCCGGCGTCGGCCGGAACACGGGCCTGAAGGGCGCGTGGGCTCGAGAAGGGTACGTCGGTCGCGAAGGCGAGCGACGCGCCGCGAAGGCCGAGCGTCTTGCTCGTCCACATGGCGGGATCGCCAAGCGATCGCGTGTCGAAGTCGTCGCACAGCGCATACGCGTCCGCGCCGCAGAGCGCGTCGAGTGCGCCCGCGTCTCCTTGAACGACGTCCGCGCTTGCATGGTCGCCGCGCGCGTCTTCCGCGGCCGCGGAGTCCGCGTCGGCTTCAAGCGCTACGTCGACGCTCGCGTCCTGGCCGGTGCTGGCATCGGCGCCGGGGGCGCCGACTTCCGAGTTGAGGTCGGTGAGCGCGGTCACAAGCGAGCATCCGGCGGTCGTCAGCCAAAGGGCTCCGAGGCGCAGGTGGTGCCGACGTGCCAGCGTCAGGGTTTGAAACATTCGCGCTTCCAGATGTGATTGCCCTGCGCGTCGAGCGTGTAGGGCGGATCGCACACGCCCCGTTTGCGCGGTCCCTTCGCGGGGGCGCGAAGCGAGGGCGCCGCCGGGGCAGGCGCACTTTCGATCCGACTCGCGCTTGATGCAAGCGGCGCCGCCGAAGGCACCTCAACGCTCGCCTCGGGGGGCGTGCCGGACGACGGCGCAGCCAAAGGCGAGGAGCGCTCGCTTGACGGCGCCGCGAGCTCCGTCGGGGCACGCGTCGGTGCTTCACGACCGCGCGTCAGGAGAAAAAATGCCGCGCTCATCGCCAGCGCGACGATCGGGATGGCCCAGAGGCGAGGGCCGCTCGCAGGCCTTTCCGGCTCTTTCGCCACCACCGCTGAGGGAGCGCTCGCGACGACGACCGCGCTCTCGGTCGCTTCCGTCGAGCGCGCACCAGGCGCGATGGCGCTCGCTTCGCCGGTGCGCTCAATCTCCGCGATGCGCGCCTTGAGTGCGGCCCCGTTCGGCCATCGGGCCTCCATCCACTCCGCCACGCGCGCTCGAGGAGCCACGTTCATGGCCGCCTCGAGGGCGTCGGCCATCGCCGCGGCGGTGTCGAAGCGGGCACTCGCGTCGGGCGAGAGGCTGCGCATGACGATGGCGTCGACGCTCTCGGGCGTCGTTGGCGACAGGTCCCGCGGTCCGTGGAGGGCGCCCTGGAGGACGTTGCCAAAGGTCGCCACGTCGTCGCCCGCGTGGAAGAGGCGTGACCCCGTCAGGAGCTCCCAGAGCACGACGCCCGCGGCGTACACGTCGACGCGGCGATCGATGGGGTGGTTCTTGAGCTGCTCGGGAGCCATGTAAGCGAGCTTGCCCTTGATCTGGCCGTCGCGGGTCGTCGTGATGCGCCCCGCGGCCTTGGCGATGCCGAAGTCCAGGAGCCGCGGCGTGCCTTCGCTGTCGACGAGGATGTTGTGAGGCGAAACGTCGCGATGAACGATCCCGAGCGGTTCAAGGTCGGCACTGGTGGTCTCGTGGGCCGCGTGCAGGCCGCGGAGCACGCCGACGACGATGGCGACGGCGACGTCCGCGTCGAGGTGTTCGCCGCGGTCTCTCATCGTACGGACCAGCTTCCACAGGGATTCGCCGTGCACGTACTCGAGAATGAGCAGGACACCGCCCTCGGTGACGACGTCGAGCACCTGCACGACGTTCGGGTGGTAGATGCGCGAGGCGATGCGGGCCTCGTCGAGCAACATCGTGACGAAGTCGGGATCCTTCTGCAGGTGCGCGTGCAGGCGCTTGATGGCGACGATGCGTCCAAAGCCGGCGGGCCCGACGAGGCGGCCCAGGTGCACCGAGGCCATCCCGCCTGAGGCGATCTCGTCGAAGACGAGGTAGCGCCCTACGCGCTGCGGCGGCATCCGGGTATCATAACGGACCAACACCCAACGCGGGGGACCGTGCACACGAGAAGCTCGAGCAAGAACGAGCCGACGTCCTCCGTCGAGCTCTGGGAGGGCGCGGCGACGCGGGAAAGTGCCGCCGAACGGGCCGGACTGGTGCTGCTCTATGCCGAGTGTTTTCGCGAGATGCCGGCGTCGGTCGCTTTTGACCGCACCGTGACGCTCATCGGACGGGAGGACGGGGCTGCGACGGTCGTCATCCCTCAGCGAGCCGTTTCCCGGCTCCACGCCAGTGTTCAGGCCACCGAGTCGGGCTATCGGGTGAAAGATCTCGGAAGTCGCAACGGGATCGTGGTCGCGGGCCGGCGTGT harbors:
- a CDS encoding protein kinase codes for the protein MPPQRVGRYLVFDEIASGGMASVHLGRLVGPAGFGRIVAIKRLHAHLQKDPDFVTMLLDEARIASRIYHPNVVQVLDVVTEGGVLLILEYVHGESLWKLVRTMRDRGEHLDADVAVAIVVGVLRGLHAAHETTSADLEPLGIVHRDVSPHNILVDSEGTPRLLDFGIAKAAGRITTTRDGQIKGKLAYMAPEQLKNHPIDRRVDVYAAGVVLWELLTGSRLFHAGDDVATFGNVLQGALHGPRDLSPTTPESVDAIVMRSLSPDASARFDTAAAMADALEAAMNVAPRARVAEWMEARWPNGAALKARIAEIERTGEASAIAPGARSTEATESAVVVASAPSAVVAKEPERPASGPRLWAIPIVALAMSAAFFLLTRGREAPTRAPTELAAPSSERSSPLAAPSSGTPPEASVEVPSAAPLASSASRIESAPAPAAPSLRAPAKGPRKRGVCDPPYTLDAQGNHIWKRECFKP